TGGGAATTCTATACCTTTCAAGCCAAGAAGAATTTATCTGCATAATGCCGTAATCCCTCGTGCCGTTTCTGTTGACGTTTACAGCCCGTGGATTGAAGTTGCTCTCCACCTTTGCTATAGCTATCAAAAGGACAGGGTCAACTCCATACCTCTTGCCTGCATCAAAAAAGCAATGATAAAAGGCAAAAGAAAGGTAAGGCACAATTAAGAGAAGGAGCAATTTCATAGAGTTTTATTCTAACAAAACATTCATGTAGG
This genomic stretch from Aquificaceae bacterium harbors:
- a CDS encoding lytic transglycosylase domain-containing protein, with protein sequence MKLLLLLIVPYLSFAFYHCFFDAGKRYGVDPVLLIAIAKVESNFNPRAVNVNRNGTRDYGIMQINSSWLERYRIPKEWIFEPCYNIHFGAMVLRRCMEQYKDISHAVDCYNKGSKAKGHGAYVERVFRNYKRYYTMLK